Proteins from a genomic interval of Leptospiraceae bacterium:
- a CDS encoding STAS domain-containing protein: MSTQDFTSPDFNHEGSELQITTRNKSEMNQPMDGIVVDIKGDLNLYSTPALKQILTNLVDAGKIKIFVNVEDLNYIDSSGLGAFLAHQSKLLKINGYIKVCCPTKQVLAVLELTKLKSMLKVSLNLEDAMKSS; encoded by the coding sequence ATGAGTACACAAGATTTTACTAGTCCCGATTTTAATCACGAAGGAAGTGAGTTACAAATTACAACTCGAAACAAATCAGAGATGAATCAACCGATGGATGGAATTGTAGTCGATATCAAAGGGGATTTGAATTTATATTCTACACCCGCTTTAAAACAAATACTTACTAATCTTGTTGATGCAGGCAAAATTAAAATTTTCGTAAATGTAGAAGATTTGAATTATATCGACTCATCCGGATTGGGCGCATTCCTTGCACATCAATCCAAATTACTCAAAATCAATGGTTATATCAAAGTCTGTTGTCCAACAAAACAAGTTTTAGCAGTTCTTGAACTTACAAAACTAAAGTCAATGCTCAAAGTAAGTTTGAATTTAGAAGACGCAATGAAGAGTAGTTAA
- a CDS encoding glucose-6-phosphate isomerase — protein MANIKIDSKFLKSYFPESSLSKNLEKSISKKELLHNKKGAGSEFLGWVDLPSQIKDADLKNIQETADEINSHSEYLVVIGIGGSYLGARAMIEANVNSFHLFDNHQGKKTKVLYAGHHLDPDYHNDLLDFLQDKEFSVNVISKSGTTTEPALAFRSLLALTEKKYGKPNLKKRIFSTTDAKKGALKKLSDEYGLKTFVIPDDVGGRYSVLTPVGLIPIAASGISISEFVKGARSMQEFLANEKDPVKNLSCYYAALRNTLYESGRKIEIMVNYNPKMHYFTEWWKQLFGESEGKNKRGIFPAGVDFTSDLHSMGQYIQDGERQLFETVLHIKDPNRDSVIQEFNGDPDGLNYIAGKKLSYIGEQAINGTKLAHYEGGVPNIEISIPKISPEVCGELVYFYEYACGVSGYMLEVNPFDQPGVEDYKNNMFALLGKKGYEEMKIKVEGKLKGLI, from the coding sequence ATGGCAAATATTAAGATAGATTCTAAATTTCTAAAATCCTATTTTCCAGAGAGTTCACTCTCTAAGAATTTGGAAAAATCCATTTCAAAAAAAGAACTTTTACATAATAAAAAAGGCGCAGGGTCTGAATTTTTAGGCTGGGTTGATTTACCTTCCCAAATCAAAGACGCCGATTTAAAAAATATCCAAGAAACAGCAGACGAAATCAATTCCCATTCAGAATACCTAGTCGTTATTGGAATCGGCGGGTCATATCTCGGAGCACGAGCTATGATTGAAGCAAACGTAAATAGTTTCCATTTATTTGATAACCACCAAGGCAAAAAAACAAAGGTTCTATATGCAGGACACCATCTTGATCCCGATTACCACAACGACTTGTTGGATTTTTTACAAGACAAAGAATTTTCCGTAAATGTAATATCCAAATCTGGCACAACTACAGAGCCTGCACTTGCTTTCAGAAGTTTACTTGCTCTTACAGAAAAAAAATACGGCAAACCAAATCTTAAAAAAAGAATTTTTTCAACAACGGATGCAAAAAAAGGCGCCTTAAAAAAACTTTCCGATGAATATGGACTGAAAACATTTGTAATCCCTGACGATGTAGGTGGAAGATATTCTGTATTAACCCCTGTAGGTTTAATTCCAATCGCAGCATCTGGAATTTCAATCTCCGAATTTGTGAAAGGTGCAAGGTCTATGCAAGAATTTTTAGCAAATGAAAAAGACCCTGTAAAAAATCTTTCTTGTTACTACGCCGCTCTTCGAAACACTCTCTATGAATCAGGTAGAAAAATTGAGATTATGGTAAATTATAATCCAAAGATGCATTATTTTACTGAATGGTGGAAACAACTATTTGGAGAAAGTGAGGGTAAGAACAAACGAGGCATTTTTCCTGCTGGAGTTGATTTCACAAGTGATCTACATTCAATGGGACAATACATACAAGACGGAGAACGTCAATTATTTGAAACTGTATTGCATATAAAAGATCCGAACAGAGACAGTGTAATTCAAGAATTTAATGGAGACCCGGACGGCCTAAATTATATTGCAGGTAAAAAACTTTCTTACATTGGTGAACAAGCAATCAATGGAACCAAACTTGCCCACTACGAAGGAGGAGTTCCAAATATCGAAATTTCTATTCCAAAAATTTCACCCGAAGTATGCGGAGAACTAGTCTATTTCTATGAATACGCCTGCGGAGTTTCCGGCTACATGTTAGAAGTAAACCCATTTGATCAACCCGGTGTTGAGGATTACAAAAATAATATGTTCGCCCTTCTTGGCAAAAAAGGTTACGAAGAAATGAAAATTAAAGTAGAGGGAAAACTGAAAGGGTTAATTTAA
- the galK gene encoding galactokinase has protein sequence MLDNIKNILNQKLGTSDETIRSFRAPARINVIGEHVDYLGGYVLPAAIDFQVNVSIRKNSSEKIRLYSEQYGEVATSEKPIYDKNHLWANYVYGVVDELQKEGFLISGFDMAIDGNIPQGAGLSSSAALEVVTCYALSVLFQFEISREKIALIGQAAENNFVGMNCGIMDQYIIANGKKNQCILLNTDTLEKSYHTLELKDYEFYLINSNVKHSLQDSDYNNRRKECETALTKVKLKLPAIKNLYDLPIDTNLSVFGFTEKELKRVNHVIGEKERTQNLLDFFAAGNVQDAAKCLYGTHDSLSNLFEVSCDETDFLVEQLKANKVGGARMIGGGFGGSILVLDSVGNRSKIEEEIKFKYKEKFNLQAAFYGFQISDGVSELL, from the coding sequence ATGTTAGATAATATAAAAAATATACTCAATCAAAAATTAGGAACAAGTGATGAAACCATTCGTTCCTTTCGGGCACCAGCCAGAATTAACGTAATAGGGGAACATGTAGATTATTTAGGTGGTTATGTGTTACCTGCGGCTATTGATTTTCAAGTTAACGTAAGTATTCGAAAAAATTCATCAGAAAAAATTCGTCTGTATTCAGAGCAATACGGAGAAGTGGCTACTTCTGAAAAACCTATATATGATAAAAATCATCTTTGGGCTAATTATGTCTATGGAGTTGTTGACGAATTACAAAAGGAGGGATTTTTAATTTCAGGTTTTGATATGGCAATTGACGGGAACATCCCACAAGGAGCAGGATTATCTTCTTCGGCAGCACTAGAAGTTGTTACCTGTTATGCGCTTTCTGTGTTATTTCAATTTGAAATTTCACGAGAAAAAATTGCACTCATCGGGCAAGCAGCCGAAAATAATTTCGTAGGTATGAATTGCGGAATTATGGATCAATATATCATTGCAAATGGAAAGAAAAATCAATGTATTTTACTCAATACAGATACTTTGGAAAAATCGTATCATACTTTAGAATTAAAAGACTATGAGTTTTATTTGATAAATTCAAATGTAAAACATTCCTTACAGGATAGTGATTATAATAATCGCAGGAAAGAATGTGAAACAGCTCTTACAAAAGTAAAATTAAAATTACCCGCAATCAAAAATTTATATGATCTTCCAATTGATACAAATCTTTCGGTTTTTGGATTTACGGAAAAAGAGTTAAAGCGAGTCAATCATGTTATTGGAGAAAAAGAGCGTACGCAAAATCTGCTAGATTTTTTTGCAGCAGGAAATGTTCAAGATGCGGCAAAATGTCTCTATGGAACTCATGATTCTTTATCAAATCTTTTCGAAGTTTCCTGTGACGAAACAGATTTTCTTGTAGAACAACTAAAGGCAAACAAAGTAGGTGGAGCAAGAATGATAGGTGGCGGTTTCGGAGGCAGTATACTTGTTCTTGATAGTGTAGGGAATCGCTCTAAAATTGAAGAGGAAATAAAATTTAAATATAAAGAAAAATTTAATTTACAAGCTGCTTTTTATGGTTTCCAAATTTCAGATGGAGTTTCAGAATTACTTTAG
- a CDS encoding heavy-metal-associated domain-containing protein: MKTLYELEGMTCGHCVMTVEKEFAKAGVEAKADRITNSVSVESELDAEILGKLKTALEEEGYSLGNKINS, translated from the coding sequence ATGAAAACGTTATACGAATTAGAAGGAATGACTTGTGGTCACTGCGTGATGACTGTGGAAAAGGAATTTGCAAAAGCGGGTGTAGAGGCAAAAGCTGACAGAATTACAAACTCCGTTAGCGTAGAATCAGAATTAGACGCAGAAATTTTAGGCAAATTAAAAACTGCCTTAGAAGAGGAGGGATATTCCCTTGGAAACAAAATCAATAGTTGA
- a CDS encoding acyl-CoA thioesterase: MTKELTKPEFKFFTTIRVRYAEVDLQGIVFNANYLLYLDTAITEYFRAIGYTYLDFVKKYSMDFHVIRSVIEYKSPAKFDDELDVCLNPEYEGVKIFWKFAIFRGNEILCYGELVYAGVDSETKRLKKIDSNLVNTLQLIGN; this comes from the coding sequence ATGACAAAAGAATTAACAAAACCAGAATTCAAATTTTTTACAACTATACGAGTTAGATATGCGGAAGTAGATTTACAAGGAATAGTTTTCAATGCAAACTATTTATTATATTTAGATACCGCAATTACTGAGTATTTTCGAGCAATTGGTTATACGTATTTAGATTTTGTAAAAAAATATTCTATGGATTTTCATGTTATCCGCTCAGTAATAGAATACAAATCTCCAGCAAAATTTGATGACGAATTAGATGTATGCCTAAACCCAGAATACGAAGGAGTAAAAATATTTTGGAAATTTGCAATTTTTAGGGGCAACGAAATTCTTTGTTACGGAGAACTCGTATATGCCGGCGTTGACTCAGAAACAAAACGATTAAAAAAAATTGATTCGAATTTAGTCAACACTTTACAATTAATTGGAAATTAG
- a CDS encoding HAMP domain-containing histidine kinase, which yields MEQPSIEITYDPTIKVRGITEELFKQQPEGKFVLKPFTIISKKVYKNFTDNGSSFRYLVKFLKKKYRKDNDTILKIFSLPARFQKLNLISSLIDYFLEQSGLLLLAKPLKLISHLKYFENVNFLIKKILTNEQKNKLNPIKYITAYLFFQFILIIFLVIVTNPKSSYIIFIEFQNTYPELHLNLSRFTWGMTGILVAIFVFFKKLPPSIGKLYKTYFITRNLFYTIEKAKAEKSKKNILIVSLDLFSYFDKKSADKIIGYLLYSSLNYNNIFIIFNSQSEKFIKVLKTGINENFKNKISFFIEDKNFNDQVELIQNDDFKENFLPFPYNDSEKRSEELKLKDKLLERKYNEYLASLIQSAKLDSMSIATSGLAHEIRNPLSIIQLIIENLRTGKILNQEVLIEKLNKIQTQVSRIFKLTETFQKFSSDRNLTKKSINRQLTDSLSFFEQRLLSNKIEVNYEKPEKSIGEIEFSEEFSIVIENLISNSIDALSESNDAIIKIRMALEGNKLLLVFSDNGHGISEEDRNKIFTPLFTTKGPGKGTGLGLWLCYTIVKENLKGDIRVDSELNQGTSFTISLPIGGDE from the coding sequence ATGGAACAACCCTCCATTGAAATAACTTACGACCCCACTATCAAAGTTCGCGGAATCACCGAAGAACTTTTCAAACAACAACCAGAAGGCAAATTTGTACTAAAACCTTTTACAATTATTAGTAAGAAGGTTTATAAGAATTTTACAGATAACGGTTCATCGTTTAGATATTTGGTTAAATTTCTAAAAAAAAAATATAGAAAAGACAATGACACAATCCTGAAAATCTTTTCATTACCAGCAAGATTTCAAAAACTAAATTTAATATCATCACTGATTGACTATTTCTTAGAACAATCAGGATTATTGTTACTAGCAAAACCTTTGAAATTAATTTCTCATTTGAAATACTTTGAAAATGTAAACTTTTTAATTAAAAAGATTTTAACAAACGAACAAAAGAATAAATTAAATCCAATAAAATATATTACTGCTTATTTATTTTTCCAATTTATACTAATCATTTTTTTAGTTATAGTTACTAATCCAAAGAGTTCTTATATCATTTTTATAGAATTCCAAAATACATATCCAGAACTACATTTAAACTTGAGTAGATTTACTTGGGGTATGACTGGTATTTTAGTAGCCATTTTTGTTTTTTTTAAAAAATTACCTCCGTCAATTGGAAAACTTTATAAAACTTATTTTATTACACGGAATTTATTTTATACTATAGAGAAAGCAAAGGCTGAAAAAAGTAAAAAAAATATACTAATCGTAAGTTTGGATTTGTTTTCTTACTTTGATAAAAAGTCTGCAGATAAAATAATTGGTTATCTTTTATATTCAAGTTTGAATTATAATAATATATTTATAATCTTTAATTCACAAAGTGAAAAATTTATTAAAGTATTAAAGACTGGAATTAATGAAAATTTCAAGAATAAAATAAGTTTTTTCATAGAAGATAAAAATTTTAACGATCAAGTTGAGTTAATCCAAAATGATGATTTTAAAGAAAATTTTTTACCTTTTCCGTATAATGATTCTGAAAAACGTAGTGAAGAATTAAAATTAAAAGACAAACTACTCGAACGCAAATATAATGAGTATTTAGCCAGTCTTATCCAATCAGCAAAATTAGATTCTATGAGCATTGCAACTTCTGGTTTAGCGCATGAGATACGTAATCCGCTCAGTATTATTCAATTAATAATCGAAAACTTACGAACAGGAAAAATTTTAAACCAAGAAGTTTTAATTGAAAAATTAAATAAAATCCAAACACAAGTTTCTCGAATTTTTAAATTGACGGAAACATTTCAAAAGTTTTCTTCTGACAGAAATCTTACTAAAAAAAGCATAAATCGCCAGCTAACAGATTCGCTTTCTTTCTTTGAACAGAGACTACTAAGTAATAAAATTGAGGTTAATTACGAAAAGCCGGAAAAATCTATTGGCGAGATTGAATTTTCGGAAGAGTTTTCTATTGTAATTGAAAATCTAATTAGCAATTCCATTGACGCTCTTTCGGAAAGTAACGATGCTATCATTAAAATCAGGATGGCTTTAGAAGGGAATAAACTACTTTTAGTATTTTCAGACAATGGACATGGGATTTCTGAGGAAGATAGGAATAAAATTTTTACTCCACTCTTCACAACCAAAGGACCCGGAAAAGGAACGGGGCTTGGTCTTTGGCTCTGCTATACAATAGTCAAAGAGAATCTGAAAGGAGATATTAGAGTTGACAGTGAACTAAATCAAGGTACTAGTTTTACTATATCCCTTCCCATAGGCGGAGATGAATAA
- the cueR gene encoding Cu(I)-responsive transcriptional regulator, whose amino-acid sequence MNIGELAKESGVNAKLIRHYEEIGLVPKVARTDKGYRIYLDSDVHYLRFIKRARELGFSLQDIKKLVNLWKNKTRNSMQVKTLAQKHLKDLDKKLAQMKDMADTLRHLVHCCHGDNRPDCPILKNLET is encoded by the coding sequence ATGAATATAGGGGAGTTAGCAAAAGAAAGTGGGGTTAACGCGAAGTTAATCCGTCATTATGAAGAGATTGGACTTGTTCCCAAAGTGGCACGAACGGATAAAGGCTACAGAATTTATTTAGATTCAGATGTTCACTACTTACGATTCATCAAACGTGCAAGAGAGCTTGGATTTTCTTTGCAGGACATTAAAAAACTGGTAAACCTTTGGAAAAATAAAACTAGAAATAGTATGCAAGTCAAAACTCTTGCTCAAAAACATTTGAAAGACTTAGATAAAAAACTAGCCCAAATGAAAGACATGGCGGATACTCTGCGTCATCTCGTGCATTGTTGTCATGGAGATAATCGACCAGATTGTCCGATTCTAAAGAACTTGGAAACCTAG
- a CDS encoding response regulator, translating to MYNNKVLLIDDEKETLNEGKEMLMNQGFAVDTFESGTDAWEKFQNDFYPVVVTDLRMAKKSLDGIDVLANIKKVSPNTQVIIITGNGTEKDILVSLNLHAFAYLIKGSDDYSKLPAKVKEAFNEFAKLSDILLDNSTIADTSKKPLSTEEVRELLKDYPSWGDAVLQERAEIN from the coding sequence ATGTACAATAATAAGGTTTTACTAATAGACGATGAAAAAGAAACTCTGAACGAAGGTAAAGAGATGCTAATGAATCAAGGCTTCGCCGTTGATACCTTTGAAAGTGGAACGGACGCATGGGAAAAATTTCAGAATGATTTTTATCCAGTTGTTGTTACTGATTTACGAATGGCAAAAAAGAGTTTAGATGGAATTGATGTTCTTGCAAATATAAAAAAAGTAAGTCCTAATACGCAAGTAATTATCATCACCGGAAATGGTACTGAAAAAGATATATTAGTTTCTCTCAACTTACATGCCTTTGCTTATTTAATTAAAGGTAGCGACGATTATTCTAAATTACCCGCAAAAGTAAAAGAAGCTTTTAATGAATTTGCAAAGCTTAGCGATATACTGCTTGATAATTCTACTATAGCGGATACATCTAAAAAACCGCTATCCACTGAAGAAGTTCGTGAATTATTAAAAGACTATCCGTCTTGGGGTGACGCAGTACTCCAAGAAAGGGCAGAGATTAATTGA
- a CDS encoding 4Fe-4S binding protein: MQRKDFFKKGIFHALKKAVATTEEVYDVLHDSVSEAVSESSQKIVEDNKEYTPELPGISKAKKINRNLKSPPGALKDKSKFLKKCSGCGDCIQVCPYNTIFPVYDSKLNKNIPYLDPNMNACMICVDFPCINACETGALKPLKKNEKLKLGQAKPLVEHCINTRTKEKTCDVCQTSCPVENVISYTKIFQPRISKDCTGCGICVQACPTFPRAIVVK; the protein is encoded by the coding sequence ATGCAAAGAAAGGATTTTTTTAAAAAAGGAATTTTTCACGCTTTAAAAAAAGCTGTCGCCACTACGGAAGAAGTCTATGACGTTCTTCATGATTCTGTTTCAGAAGCTGTATCAGAATCATCTCAGAAAATTGTTGAGGATAATAAAGAATACACCCCCGAATTACCAGGAATCTCAAAAGCCAAAAAAATAAATCGAAACCTTAAATCCCCGCCTGGTGCCCTAAAAGACAAATCAAAATTTCTAAAAAAATGCAGTGGCTGTGGCGATTGTATACAGGTTTGTCCTTATAATACGATCTTTCCTGTTTATGATTCGAAGTTAAATAAAAATATTCCCTATCTTGATCCAAACATGAATGCATGTATGATATGTGTTGATTTTCCTTGTATCAATGCTTGTGAGACCGGGGCACTAAAACCGCTAAAGAAAAATGAAAAATTGAAACTAGGACAAGCGAAGCCACTTGTAGAACATTGTATCAATACAAGAACTAAAGAAAAAACTTGTGATGTTTGCCAAACATCGTGTCCAGTTGAAAACGTTATTTCCTATACTAAAATTTTCCAACCTCGCATTTCTAAAGATTGTACTGGTTGCGGTATTTGTGTGCAGGCCTGTCCTACGTTCCCTCGAGCAATTGTTGTGAAGTGA
- a CDS encoding copper-translocating P-type ATPase produces the protein MVEVKQEETKEITLDLFGMTCANCALRIEKGLRKVAGVEDARVNFARETAYVRFEPSIKPEDLFNKVESLGYKASEHSEANASDAEDKHKADLKSLQFRFFISALLSIPLLYTMVSHFSVLSFLPLPALLMNPWFQFLLATPVQFWIGMPFYLGAYRALKNKAANMDVLVATGTSAAYGYSLVVSILRGLEQNDPFYFGIMKHIEHLGHSAFPPLYYETSAVLLTFILGGKWIETVVRGKSSNAIKALLKLKPESARVKKENDWIEVPSEYLKVGDLILVKPGEKIPTDAIVVEGTSSVDESMLTGESLPVEKFLNNKVLGGTINGNGALTLKTERVGSETVLASIIKTVEDAQASRAPLQKIADKISGVFVPIVVLLAILDFALWYFYLEPGIVNGALGKAIAILVIACPCALGLATPVSLLVGTGKAAAKGILFRNAEALETAAFINVIAFDKTGTLTEGKPFVVNYKASVNNDILPLSRIASVEAGSEHPLAKAIVNFAKEKNIKLSSFENLQIESGGGIFALTDGYKVLVGKKSYLQKMGHSMPSDLLLTAEEWEKAGSTVVFAIAEGQETSYAIFAIEDKLKETTKHAIQKLKSLGIEPVLLTGDNEITARKIAKEVGIQKVFASLLPEDKSKSIASLKAEGKKVAMAGDGINDAPALASADIGIAMGTGTDVAIETAGVVLVKGDLLRLIDVILISRSTVRNIRQNFFWALCYNAIGIPIAGIGLLAPWISGAAMAFSSISVVLNALSLNWKKE, from the coding sequence ATAGTTGAAGTAAAACAAGAAGAAACCAAAGAGATCACACTCGATCTCTTTGGAATGACCTGCGCGAACTGTGCCCTTCGTATTGAGAAGGGATTACGCAAAGTAGCTGGAGTGGAAGATGCACGAGTGAATTTTGCTCGTGAGACCGCTTATGTTCGTTTCGAGCCAAGTATTAAACCAGAAGACTTATTCAATAAAGTCGAATCTCTTGGTTACAAAGCTTCTGAACATTCCGAAGCGAATGCTTCTGACGCGGAAGACAAACACAAAGCAGACCTTAAAAGCCTACAATTTCGATTTTTTATTTCCGCACTTTTATCTATTCCGCTTTTGTATACAATGGTTTCTCATTTTTCTGTTTTATCCTTCTTGCCATTACCCGCACTTTTAATGAATCCATGGTTTCAGTTTTTGCTAGCTACACCGGTTCAATTTTGGATTGGAATGCCTTTTTATTTAGGAGCGTATCGGGCGCTAAAAAATAAAGCGGCTAATATGGATGTGCTGGTGGCAACGGGAACTTCTGCCGCTTACGGTTATAGTCTAGTCGTGAGTATCCTACGAGGTTTAGAACAAAATGACCCTTTTTATTTCGGAATCATGAAACATATAGAACACTTGGGTCATTCTGCATTCCCACCACTGTATTATGAAACGTCCGCCGTTCTTTTGACTTTTATTCTCGGCGGCAAATGGATAGAAACCGTTGTTCGTGGAAAAAGTTCTAATGCGATAAAGGCATTATTAAAACTAAAACCCGAATCCGCAAGAGTCAAAAAAGAAAACGATTGGATCGAGGTTCCGTCCGAGTATTTAAAAGTAGGCGATTTGATTCTAGTCAAACCCGGAGAAAAAATTCCTACCGATGCAATAGTCGTCGAAGGTACAAGCTCGGTCGACGAATCCATGTTAACCGGAGAAAGTTTGCCTGTAGAAAAATTTTTAAATAACAAAGTTTTAGGTGGAACCATTAACGGAAACGGAGCCCTTACTTTAAAAACAGAAAGAGTTGGCTCTGAAACAGTCCTCGCCTCGATCATAAAAACAGTCGAAGACGCACAGGCGAGTCGCGCTCCTCTCCAAAAGATTGCAGATAAAATTTCGGGTGTATTTGTGCCGATTGTAGTTCTGCTGGCTATTCTAGATTTTGCGCTCTGGTATTTTTATCTAGAGCCTGGAATTGTGAATGGGGCGTTAGGAAAAGCAATCGCGATACTTGTAATCGCTTGTCCTTGTGCCCTCGGTCTTGCGACTCCTGTATCTCTTCTTGTGGGTACAGGCAAGGCGGCAGCGAAAGGAATTTTATTTAGAAATGCAGAAGCCCTAGAAACAGCGGCTTTTATCAATGTAATCGCATTTGATAAAACAGGAACTTTAACCGAAGGAAAACCATTCGTAGTAAATTACAAGGCAAGTGTGAATAACGACATTTTACCTCTTTCCAGAATCGCATCGGTAGAAGCAGGCTCCGAGCATCCTCTTGCCAAGGCTATTGTAAATTTTGCTAAAGAGAAAAATATAAAACTTTCTAGTTTCGAAAACTTGCAAATAGAATCCGGCGGAGGAATATTTGCATTAACCGATGGTTACAAAGTTCTAGTAGGAAAAAAATCTTACTTACAAAAAATGGGACACTCTATGCCGTCTGACTTATTGCTAACCGCAGAGGAATGGGAAAAAGCGGGTAGCACAGTGGTATTCGCTATTGCAGAAGGACAAGAAACTTCTTACGCAATCTTTGCCATTGAAGATAAATTAAAAGAAACAACCAAACACGCGATCCAAAAATTAAAGTCTCTCGGAATCGAACCAGTTTTACTCACGGGGGATAACGAAATAACCGCTCGCAAAATTGCAAAAGAAGTAGGAATTCAAAAAGTATTTGCCTCGCTCTTACCCGAAGACAAATCCAAAAGCATTGCCTCTTTAAAGGCAGAAGGAAAAAAAGTAGCCATGGCAGGAGACGGAATCAACGACGCCCCCGCTCTCGCCAGTGCTGACATAGGAATCGCCATGGGAACTGGAACAGATGTCGCCATCGAAACCGCAGGAGTAGTATTAGTCAAAGGAGACTTATTGCGCTTAATCGACGTTATCCTGATTAGTCGTTCCACCGTCCGCAACATACGTCAAAATTTTTTCTGGGCACTCTGTTATAACGCCATCGGAATACCCATCGCCGGCATAGGATTATTAGCCCCATGGATCAGTGGAGCGGCAATGGCTTTCAGCTCGATTTCTGTCGTATTAAATGCGCTTTCGCTGAATTGGAAAAAGGAGTAG
- a CDS encoding type II toxin-antitoxin system VapC family toxin: MKEIYYFDTSVLVRYYTNETGSDLVKTMVDSESTEIFISSWAIVEAHSALKSNMFRQGLDKKAIHLIKKVYSQTTTTLLWDILNKKFLLEDLPNNYYQRASELIKEYGVMKEMSMKKGDAVQIVGFEKLLQNFPTAIFVSADEGLIKVVKEISYEHIFISPNSNNL; the protein is encoded by the coding sequence TTGAAAGAAATCTATTACTTCGATACGAGTGTTCTAGTTCGTTATTATACAAATGAAACTGGCTCGGATCTTGTAAAAACAATGGTCGATTCTGAATCAACGGAAATTTTTATTTCTTCTTGGGCAATTGTAGAAGCTCACTCAGCATTAAAAAGTAATATGTTCAGGCAAGGACTAGACAAAAAAGCAATTCATTTAATTAAAAAAGTTTACAGTCAAACGACTACAACATTGTTGTGGGACATTTTGAATAAGAAATTTCTATTAGAAGATTTACCCAACAATTACTATCAAAGAGCATCTGAATTAATAAAAGAATATGGCGTAATGAAAGAAATGAGTATGAAAAAAGGAGACGCAGTTCAAATAGTAGGATTTGAAAAATTGCTCCAGAACTTTCCAACGGCGATATTCGTGTCTGCCGATGAAGGATTAATCAAAGTAGTAAAAGAAATTTCTTACGAGCATATATTCATTAGCCCAAACAGTAATAATCTATAG